Proteins encoded together in one bacterium window:
- a CDS encoding class I SAM-dependent methyltransferase codes for MPFNKDIFKDLLCPNCFSRLIETHINFKCHNQSCLKEFPLVDGIPILIDESKSIFNISDFLNKRTTTFQLKESKTENLIKKIIPSISNNLKAKSNYSRLLSLLLKNVEQVKVLVIGGSIIGEGMEDFINEPNLSLVESDVSFGPRTKIIFDAHSIPFPNEYFDCVILQAVLEHVVDPYQCVKEVHRVLKNEGLVYAETPFIQQVHMGKFDFHRFTQLGHRRLFREFSEVDSGAVCGSGMALAWTYSYFIFSFLKSRRVKKLFIPFTRFTSFFWKYFDHMTINNPGTIDSASGFYFIGKKSDTVLEDRELLKQYRGLF; via the coding sequence ATGCCTTTTAATAAAGATATTTTTAAGGATTTACTTTGTCCAAATTGCTTCAGCAGGCTAATCGAGACACATATAAATTTCAAGTGTCACAATCAAAGTTGTCTAAAAGAATTTCCTCTGGTAGATGGGATACCAATTTTAATTGATGAATCCAAAAGTATTTTTAATATAAGTGATTTTTTAAATAAACGCACAACGACTTTCCAATTAAAGGAAAGCAAAACAGAAAATTTGATAAAAAAAATCATTCCATCGATTAGCAATAATCTTAAAGCTAAATCGAACTATAGCAGATTGTTATCATTATTACTGAAGAATGTTGAGCAAGTAAAAGTTTTGGTAATTGGTGGAAGTATAATCGGTGAAGGGATGGAAGATTTTATTAACGAGCCAAATTTATCTCTTGTCGAGAGCGATGTCAGTTTTGGACCAAGAACCAAAATTATTTTTGATGCACATAGTATTCCTTTTCCAAATGAGTATTTTGATTGTGTAATTCTACAGGCAGTGCTTGAACATGTAGTCGATCCTTATCAATGTGTGAAAGAAGTACATCGTGTGCTAAAAAATGAAGGTTTGGTTTATGCTGAAACACCCTTTATCCAGCAGGTACATATGGGAAAGTTTGACTTTCACAGATTTACCCAACTTGGGCATAGACGACTTTTCAGAGAATTTTCAGAAGTTGACAGTGGAGCAGTTTGCGGTTCAGGAATGGCGCTTGCTTGGACTTATAGCTATTTCATTTTCAGTTTTCTTAAATCGAGGAGAGTAAAAAAATTATTTATTCCTTTTACCCGATTCACTTCCTTTTTTTGGAAATACTTTGACCACATGACTATTAATAATCCTGGCACCATTGATTCTGCTTCAGGCTTTTATTTTATAGGTAAGAAATCAGATACGGTACTTGAGGATAGAGAATTACTAAAACAATACCGGGGTTTGTTTTGA
- the glmS gene encoding glutamine--fructose-6-phosphate transaminase (isomerizing) encodes MCGIVGYVGNKNCVPILIQGLKRLEYRGYDSAGIGIIHEDEPIIIKNKGKVSLLEDKVNDLVLDSNLGIGHTRWATHGIPNEQNAHPHTNKDRTLFIIHNGIIENFQVLKNGLISLGYQFESDTDSEVFAHLIDSFLKKGYSLSKSVQMALNEVNGTYGLAVIYSKEPDKIIAARKGSPLVMGIGENENFIASDVSAILAHTKNVIYLDDGEFAEIYKDSYVVKTIADETIEKEIHEINMSIDEIDKGGYSHFMLKEIMEQPESTRNSMRGRLLIDEGSAKLGGLVDVLDRLVNSRRILISACGTSWHAALVGEYMLEQFARVPVEVEYASEFRYRNPVLTADDSIFFISQSGETADTLAALREAKSKGALALGICNVVGSTIARESMSGVYIHAGPEIGVASTKAFTAQLVVLALITLLISKRKGLSNFEGKKIAKALSEIPEQIEQILKLNDEIEKIAEEFKDVHNFLYLGRGYNFPVALEGALKLKEISYIHAEGYPAAEMKHGPIALIDEDMPVVFVAPKDSTYEKILSNIQEVRARGGRIIAVADNGDGEIDKLVDYTIKIPRTIEMLTPILTSIPLQLLAYHIAVKKGLDVDQPRNLAKSVTVE; translated from the coding sequence ATGTGTGGAATAGTAGGTTATGTAGGAAATAAGAATTGTGTTCCTATTTTGATACAGGGACTCAAAAGGCTTGAATATCGAGGTTATGATTCTGCCGGTATTGGAATCATACACGAAGATGAACCAATAATCATTAAAAATAAGGGGAAAGTATCATTACTGGAAGATAAAGTAAATGATCTGGTCCTCGATTCAAATTTGGGCATTGGACACACTCGTTGGGCAACACACGGCATCCCGAACGAACAAAATGCACACCCTCATACAAACAAAGACAGAACACTTTTCATAATACATAATGGTATAATCGAAAATTTTCAGGTGTTGAAGAACGGATTGATATCGCTTGGTTACCAATTTGAAAGTGATACTGACTCCGAAGTATTTGCACATCTAATTGATAGCTTTTTGAAAAAGGGATATAGTCTTAGTAAGTCTGTTCAAATGGCTTTAAATGAGGTTAATGGAACGTACGGTCTTGCAGTTATATATTCAAAAGAACCGGATAAAATAATTGCAGCAAGAAAAGGCTCACCATTAGTTATGGGAATTGGTGAAAACGAAAATTTTATAGCATCGGATGTTTCAGCTATTCTGGCGCACACAAAAAATGTTATATACCTTGATGATGGAGAATTTGCTGAAATTTATAAAGATAGTTATGTAGTTAAGACAATCGCTGATGAAACAATAGAAAAAGAAATTCACGAAATCAATATGAGTATCGATGAGATCGATAAAGGCGGCTATTCTCATTTTATGCTAAAAGAAATAATGGAGCAGCCTGAGTCCACTCGAAATTCTATGCGTGGAAGACTGCTCATTGATGAAGGATCCGCAAAACTTGGTGGATTAGTTGATGTTCTTGACCGGTTAGTTAATTCAAGAAGAATCTTGATCTCAGCTTGCGGTACATCATGGCATGCTGCATTAGTCGGGGAATACATGCTGGAACAATTTGCCAGAGTGCCTGTGGAGGTTGAATATGCCTCAGAATTCAGGTACAGAAATCCGGTCTTGACTGCGGACGATTCTATATTCTTCATTTCACAAAGCGGTGAAACAGCTGATACTCTTGCTGCATTGAGAGAAGCAAAAAGTAAAGGTGCACTCGCACTTGGAATTTGTAATGTTGTTGGCAGCACAATTGCTCGCGAAAGTATGAGTGGCGTTTACATTCACGCAGGTCCGGAAATCGGTGTTGCTTCAACCAAAGCTTTCACTGCTCAGCTTGTTGTATTGGCTTTAATTACATTGCTCATTAGTAAGAGAAAGGGTTTAAGCAATTTTGAAGGAAAGAAAATCGCCAAAGCTTTATCTGAGATTCCTGAACAAATTGAACAGATACTAAAATTGAATGATGAGATTGAGAAGATCGCAGAAGAATTTAAAGATGTGCATAATTTTCTGTACTTGGGTAGAGGCTATAATTTTCCTGTAGCACTCGAAGGTGCATTAAAATTGAAGGAAATATCTTACATTCACGCAGAAGGTTATCCTGCTGCAGAAATGAAGCACGGACCAATTGCTTTGATCGATGAAGATATGCCAGTTGTTTTCGTTGCTCCTAAAGATTCAACTTATGAAAAAATATTAAGTAATATTCAGGAAGTCCGGGCAAGGGGAGGACGGATAATTGCTGTAGCGGATAACGGTGATGGAGAAATCGACAAACTTGTTGATTATACGATTAAAATTCCCCGCACAATTGAAATGTTAACTCCAATTCTAACTTCGATTCCGTTGCAGTTGTTGGCTTATCATATCGCTGTTAAAAAGGGATTAGATGTGGATCAGCCGAGAAATCTCGCAAAGAGCGTAACTGTAGAATAA
- the pgsA gene encoding CDP-diacylglycerol--glycerol-3-phosphate 3-phosphatidyltransferase: MTLPNQLTVLRVILSPVFLFFFLSEIIWMKQVSVAIYIVAALTDWYDGWLARKFNYITSWGKFWDPLADKILTSFAFIGFALVDLIPWWMVGIIVGRDVIVTLLRVFADMKSYQFTTSYYAKWKTMLQMIFLYYLLILYVAQFTPEVNAAYSELISALLNKRLVFYIALIITGITFHSGILYIKRNWNIITKLMKIEN, from the coding sequence ATGACGCTTCCAAATCAACTCACAGTTTTAAGAGTAATACTTTCTCCGGTATTCCTGTTTTTTTTTCTCTCTGAAATAATCTGGATGAAACAAGTTTCAGTTGCAATCTATATTGTTGCAGCGCTGACTGATTGGTATGATGGTTGGCTCGCAAGAAAATTCAATTATATCACAAGCTGGGGAAAATTCTGGGATCCGCTTGCAGATAAAATTCTAACTTCATTTGCTTTTATTGGATTTGCTCTTGTTGATTTAATTCCGTGGTGGATGGTTGGAATAATTGTCGGAAGAGATGTGATCGTTACTCTGCTCAGAGTTTTTGCTGATATGAAGAGCTATCAATTCACTACGAGCTACTACGCAAAGTGGAAGACAATGTTGCAAATGATTTTTCTTTACTATTTGTTAATTCTCTACGTAGCCCAATTTACACCTGAGGTAAATGCTGCTTATTCAGAATTAATTTCAGCATTATTAAATAAACGATTAGTGTTCTACATTGCATTAATAATAACTGGGATAACATTTCACTCTGGAATTCTATACATAAAAAGAAACTGGAACATCATAACCAAGTTGATGAAGATTGAAAATTAA
- a CDS encoding exopolysaccharide biosynthesis polyprenyl glycosylphosphotransferase, producing the protein MIFNKKSIYISSVITDFILINFSFLLALQISHTSDLSLEKSQPYLLLIILNFVWFFYTNSSEFYEEFLIRPFPIQIYNIFKLSIVLSVFNILFLFIITQQLYTRNFIVINGLLIFITLMIRSVIFKGVLRALRSKGKSIRNLLIIGANKIGDRFREVITKNPEYGHRFVGFINDSPSENVIGSFSELDRVIKEKKVEDVVIALHSESGINLDEIVNICNKNAVKIHVIPDFIKFLSSRFQISSVSNIPVITVRDEPLNEFFRRFLKRVFDILFSLLVTIFILSWFMPTVSLLIRLDSKGPAIFVQERYGMRKKPFKCLKFRTLTYQKHSPVEFQPIVKKDPRVTRIGRFLRKTNLDELPQFINVLKGDMSVVGPRPLIKGVDQVYQKVSEEINMRYNVRPGLTGWSQINGLRGEVVDEKGSKSHITEKMKFDLWYIENWSLKFDIQIILITIWQMIRGDTKGF; encoded by the coding sequence ATGATTTTCAATAAAAAATCGATTTATATATCCAGTGTCATCACAGATTTTATCTTAATAAATTTTTCTTTTTTACTAGCACTTCAAATTTCACATACCTCTGATCTTAGTTTAGAAAAGAGTCAGCCTTATTTGCTGCTAATAATTCTAAATTTTGTCTGGTTTTTTTATACAAACTCAAGTGAATTTTATGAAGAATTTTTAATCAGACCTTTTCCTATACAGATATATAACATTTTCAAATTATCTATTGTTCTTTCAGTATTTAACATTCTTTTCCTCTTCATTATCACGCAACAACTGTATACACGAAACTTTATTGTTATAAATGGCCTGTTGATATTCATTACACTGATGATCCGGAGTGTAATCTTTAAAGGTGTATTACGTGCACTCCGAAGCAAAGGAAAATCAATAAGAAATTTGCTAATCATCGGCGCAAATAAAATCGGTGATCGTTTCCGGGAAGTAATTACAAAAAATCCGGAGTATGGTCATAGATTTGTTGGATTTATTAATGATAGTCCTTCCGAAAATGTCATTGGCTCTTTTTCCGAACTGGACAGAGTAATTAAAGAAAAAAAAGTCGAGGACGTTGTAATTGCTCTTCATTCAGAATCAGGAATCAATCTGGATGAAATAGTAAACATATGTAATAAGAATGCTGTTAAGATTCACGTGATTCCGGATTTCATAAAGTTTTTATCATCCAGATTTCAAATAAGTTCCGTCAGTAATATTCCTGTCATCACTGTCAGAGATGAACCTTTAAATGAATTCTTCAGGAGATTTCTTAAAAGAGTTTTTGATATTTTATTTTCTCTTTTAGTCACAATATTCATTTTATCATGGTTCATGCCCACTGTTTCCTTGTTAATCAGATTGGATTCAAAAGGGCCAGCAATATTTGTTCAGGAAAGATATGGCATGAGAAAGAAGCCTTTTAAGTGTTTGAAATTTAGAACGCTTACTTATCAAAAACACAGTCCGGTTGAATTTCAACCCATTGTCAAAAAAGATCCACGGGTAACCCGAATAGGCAGATTTCTTAGAAAAACAAATCTGGATGAGTTGCCTCAATTCATTAATGTTTTAAAGGGCGATATGTCCGTAGTTGGTCCCAGACCGCTCATCAAAGGTGTTGACCAGGTCTATCAAAAGGTTTCTGAAGAAATTAATATGAGATATAATGTTCGACCTGGACTCACTGGCTGGTCACAGATCAATGGTCTGAGGGGAGAGGTTGTCGACGAGAAAGGAAGTAAATCTCATATTACAGAAAAAATGAAATTTGACTTATGGTATATTGAAAATTGGTCGCTGAAATTTGATATACAAATAATATTAATTACCATCTGGCAAATGATACGCGGAGATACGAAAGGGTTTTAA
- the thpR gene encoding RNA 2',3'-cyclic phosphodiesterase, translating to MIRLFIALLIPDEVKSILFDHCNSVIENSSDYRWEEKDKIHLTLKFIGEVKEEFLPLITNEIEYVKSFSSFNCSISNFGFFYRFNEAKILWCNLDTDELIIPLIDELNMRLKKYSIEPETRKFKGHLTLMRVKRKVSEDFIRSFKEYKFSPVKFTANEIALVQSVLKPTGSEYKVLKIYELK from the coding sequence ATGATTAGACTATTCATTGCGTTACTTATTCCTGATGAAGTTAAATCTATTTTATTTGATCATTGCAATAGTGTCATAGAAAATTCATCAGATTATAGATGGGAAGAAAAAGATAAAATTCATCTCACATTAAAATTTATTGGTGAGGTGAAAGAGGAATTTCTTCCTCTAATCACAAATGAAATTGAATACGTTAAAAGCTTCTCATCTTTCAATTGCAGTATTTCTAATTTTGGATTCTTCTATAGATTTAACGAAGCAAAAATTCTCTGGTGCAATCTTGATACTGATGAATTAATAATTCCTTTGATAGATGAATTGAATATGAGACTAAAGAAGTATAGTATTGAACCTGAAACCAGAAAATTCAAAGGTCACCTTACATTGATGCGAGTTAAAAGAAAAGTTAGTGAGGATTTCATCAGAAGTTTTAAGGAATATAAGTTTAGTCCTGTAAAATTCACTGCAAATGAAATTGCGTTGGTTCAAAGCGTACTCAAACCAACCGGATCGGAATACAAAGTTTTAAAAATTTATGAACTCAAATAA
- a CDS encoding T9SS type A sorting domain-containing protein translates to MEDDHSDNIAEALFLIFNISEPNILTPIDGFVSTSNQIEFNFADVGYYLPKELKYFIEIDTSRNFATPLFSSGELTPNKSHVKWTSPNIPPGVYFWRSRIFEGQDFGNWSPARSFTIMNESKNGYYAHSMIYRIGTGNNGTNKGQFYGPFTSFRDTVLHNIVYHSDGNLYVAIGEPYKIVRINVATEQIDTIAVPPGLIRDDSRVAYGPQYLTSDGQYVYNLAYVDSLLNPKYKIRTFDPANGWTLAKPDLNLFGISYYPGFTGFFVHGERIYTCDYYNNYMRRHRLTDGFFEEEWLIMEPHPQNFRKFFAWAYDWQNDNVYSSVFRNLDTTNTVKFGKFAGYYVDANGNITSQNVGPVAWWNQLKYDFINPSSTGEYSTYLLGQNSTTKNWDTLQVNVPDSMSLSGINADEYPNLRLRFDMTDSTFTTTEPMELKSVHFDYQPLSDAYVEREDFNFQQDSLLQGYPVTFDYFARNFGELPADSMRLSFYLNGLDSLIFNPIVSIPGDSSSNTVQHTIDTRKLLFENIVSVLADQDKREYFYFNNLVDKQFFVARDSIRPVFDVKFDGQEIIDNDIVSSTPEVVIRLEDNSPLPLDTTFFTIVHNNKPLRFYQPELSHNYGGPGTPFEIIWKPTLPDSTRLLTPPERNTFEVLAKDASGNFFDSTSYRVIFNVYTENDISDVFNYPNPFTSSTHFTFILKGNDKPDEINLKIFTVAGRLIRDIKLTPTDLITNFNKIYWDGRDEDGDEIGNGVYFYKVIAKFPDKTKTITQKLAKVR, encoded by the coding sequence TTGGAAGACGATCACTCAGATAACATTGCTGAAGCACTCTTTCTTATTTTTAACATTAGTGAACCGAATATCTTAACTCCGATCGATGGATTTGTTTCTACATCAAATCAAATAGAATTCAATTTCGCAGATGTTGGATATTATCTTCCTAAAGAATTAAAATATTTTATTGAAATTGATACATCAAGAAATTTTGCTACTCCATTATTTTCATCAGGTGAATTAACTCCGAATAAATCTCACGTAAAATGGACTTCGCCAAATATTCCACCAGGTGTTTATTTCTGGCGTTCAAGGATTTTCGAAGGACAGGATTTTGGTAACTGGAGCCCGGCAAGAAGTTTTACGATAATGAATGAATCCAAAAACGGTTATTATGCTCATTCAATGATTTATCGAATAGGCACCGGTAATAATGGTACTAATAAAGGTCAGTTCTATGGTCCATTTACTAGTTTCAGAGATACAGTGTTGCATAATATAGTCTATCACAGTGATGGAAATCTCTATGTGGCGATAGGCGAACCGTATAAAATTGTAAGAATAAATGTTGCCACTGAACAAATTGACACGATTGCAGTTCCTCCCGGACTGATAAGAGATGATTCAAGAGTTGCATATGGTCCACAGTACCTAACCTCCGATGGTCAGTATGTGTATAATCTTGCTTATGTTGATTCTTTGTTGAATCCAAAATACAAAATCCGAACATTTGATCCAGCAAATGGTTGGACTTTAGCGAAACCTGATTTAAACCTTTTCGGTATAAGTTATTATCCTGGCTTTACAGGATTCTTCGTCCACGGTGAGAGAATCTATACCTGTGATTATTACAATAATTACATGAGAAGACACAGATTAACAGATGGATTTTTTGAAGAAGAATGGTTAATAATGGAACCCCATCCTCAAAATTTCAGAAAATTTTTCGCATGGGCTTATGATTGGCAGAACGATAATGTGTACAGTTCGGTATTCAGGAACCTTGATACAACAAATACAGTGAAGTTTGGAAAATTTGCTGGTTATTACGTAGATGCTAATGGAAATATCACAAGTCAGAATGTAGGTCCTGTTGCTTGGTGGAATCAACTGAAATATGATTTTATTAATCCAAGCTCCACTGGCGAATACTCTACTTATCTTTTAGGTCAGAATTCAACAACAAAAAATTGGGATACGTTACAAGTAAATGTTCCGGATTCAATGTCACTATCAGGAATAAATGCTGATGAGTACCCTAATCTTCGGTTAAGATTTGATATGACAGATTCAACATTTACAACTACCGAGCCGATGGAACTTAAAAGTGTACACTTTGATTATCAGCCGCTCTCTGATGCTTATGTTGAAAGAGAAGATTTTAATTTTCAACAGGATTCATTACTGCAGGGATACCCTGTTACTTTCGATTACTTCGCCAGAAATTTCGGAGAGCTTCCAGCTGACTCGATGAGACTTAGTTTTTATTTGAACGGACTTGATAGTCTAATTTTCAATCCAATTGTTAGCATACCTGGTGATAGCTCATCCAATACGGTGCAGCATACAATCGATACCAGAAAACTTTTATTTGAAAATATTGTAAGCGTTTTAGCTGATCAGGATAAACGAGAATACTTCTACTTCAATAATTTAGTTGATAAACAATTTTTTGTAGCGAGAGACTCCATCCGACCCGTTTTCGATGTGAAATTTGACGGACAGGAAATTATCGATAACGATATAGTTTCATCCACACCCGAAGTTGTTATCAGATTAGAAGATAATAGTCCGCTTCCACTTGATACTACTTTCTTTACTATTGTTCACAACAACAAACCTTTAAGATTTTATCAGCCTGAGTTGAGCCATAATTATGGAGGACCTGGAACACCGTTTGAGATTATCTGGAAACCAACACTTCCTGATTCGACCAGGTTACTCACACCACCCGAAAGAAATACATTTGAAGTTTTAGCTAAAGATGCTTCAGGCAACTTCTTCGACTCCACATCGTACCGTGTTATTTTTAATGTATATACTGAAAATGATATCTCTGATGTATTTAACTATCCAAATCCGTTTACTAGTTCTACTCACTTTACTTTCATACTTAAAGGTAATGATAAACCTGATGAAATCAATTTAAAGATTTTTACTGTTGCAGGAAGACTAATCAGGGACATTAAACTAACTCCAACTGATTTGATAACAAATTTCAATAAAATTTATTGGGATGGCAGAGATGAAGATGGTGATGAAATAGGTAATGGAGTATACTTCTATAAAGTAATCGCCAAGTTTCCTGATAAAACGAAAACCATTACACAGAAACTTGCAAAAGTCAGATAA
- a CDS encoding phosphoribosylaminoimidazolesuccinocarboxamide synthase, whose amino-acid sequence MKPDVILQTNFPNLKLYARGKVRDIYEVDDYLLLVSTDRLSAFDVIMSQGIPYKGMVLTKISEFWFNFTKDIIPNHFITTDVTKYPAECREYSAVLKNRSMLIKKAKVVPIECIVRGYITGSGWKDYKKTGEISGIKLPQGLQESEKFPEPLFTPSTKAEIGEHDENISAEQAMQIVDKETFNSVKNATINIYKKASEYALTKGIIIADTKFEFGKVDGEVILVDEVLTPDSSRFWPLDKYEKGRGQESYDKQFVRDYLLSINFNMQPPPPPLP is encoded by the coding sequence ATGAAACCAGATGTAATATTACAGACGAATTTTCCCAATCTGAAATTATATGCAAGAGGCAAAGTAAGAGACATCTATGAAGTTGATGATTACCTTCTACTTGTTTCTACTGACAGGCTCTCAGCATTTGATGTAATCATGAGTCAGGGAATTCCATATAAAGGAATGGTGCTTACAAAAATCTCTGAGTTTTGGTTCAACTTTACAAAAGATATCATCCCCAATCATTTTATTACAACCGATGTAACTAAATATCCTGCTGAATGCAGAGAATATTCTGCAGTTCTGAAGAACAGATCAATGTTAATTAAAAAAGCGAAAGTAGTTCCAATTGAATGTATTGTTCGCGGATACATTACAGGTTCCGGCTGGAAAGATTACAAAAAGACAGGTGAGATTTCCGGAATTAAATTGCCACAAGGATTGCAGGAATCTGAAAAGTTCCCCGAACCACTTTTTACTCCTTCAACAAAAGCTGAAATTGGTGAGCATGATGAAAACATCTCCGCTGAGCAGGCAATGCAAATTGTTGATAAAGAAACCTTCAATTCAGTCAAGAATGCAACAATCAATATTTATAAAAAAGCTTCAGAGTATGCATTGACCAAAGGAATTATTATTGCAGATACGAAATTTGAATTCGGTAAAGTTGATGGAGAAGTAATTTTAGTTGACGAAGTGCTTACACCTGATTCTTCAAGGTTTTGGCCATTGGATAAATACGAGAAAGGAAGAGGTCAAGAAAGTTATGATAAGCAGTTTGTCAGAGATTATCTTCTTTCTATAAATTTCAATATGCAGCCACCACCTCCGCCATTACCGTAG
- a CDS encoding class I SAM-dependent methyltransferase, translating into MKRRKKELLERFDTAQKFVSGNTKKINYLDVGAGEGKGLLEAARRGWEATGIDIVDNRLNEAKISEIRFIKSNLLDSNLQKNYFDFIYVDSVVEHVLNPVEYLTKIKSLLSPGGVIYIGVPNEDCLFNSVRKLVFKITGKKEESEKIKPFDIPYHVIGFNDHSLQYFFDQIGLTVLKKRNFGRKFDFLSYSPASKSFWIGLFFMLPVEYLGLMLKKDIYFEAYLTKKNS; encoded by the coding sequence ATTAAAAGAAGAAAAAAAGAACTCCTTGAAAGATTCGATACGGCTCAAAAATTTGTCTCAGGAAACACAAAAAAAATAAATTACCTCGATGTTGGTGCAGGTGAGGGGAAAGGATTACTTGAGGCAGCAAGAAGAGGTTGGGAAGCTACGGGCATTGATATTGTCGATAATCGTTTGAATGAGGCAAAAATTTCTGAAATAAGATTCATCAAATCGAATTTGCTGGATTCGAATTTGCAGAAAAATTATTTCGATTTTATTTATGTTGATTCAGTAGTTGAGCATGTTTTGAATCCCGTCGAATACCTGACAAAAATAAAATCATTGCTAAGTCCCGGTGGAGTTATTTATATCGGGGTTCCGAATGAAGATTGTCTTTTTAACAGCGTCAGAAAATTAGTGTTTAAAATCACTGGAAAGAAGGAAGAATCAGAAAAAATAAAACCTTTTGATATTCCTTATCACGTAATCGGATTCAATGATCATTCACTCCAATATTTTTTTGATCAGATCGGATTGACCGTTCTTAAGAAAAGAAACTTTGGCCGAAAGTTTGATTTCTTATCATATTCCCCGGCAAGCAAATCATTCTGGATTGGTCTTTTTTTCATGCTTCCTGTTGAGTATCTCGGACTAATGCTAAAAAAAGACATTTACTTTGAAGCATATCTGACGAAGAAAAATTCCTGA
- a CDS encoding phosphatidylglycerophosphatase A, translated as MKINYFEKFIGSGFYTGYSPVASGTVGSAAAILIYLIPGFENLYIIIPITTLVAIYGIYVGTKFEEEYGKDPAQCTVDEVVGTWISLIALPKIFWVVLSSFLLWRILDIIKPPPARNLERLNGGLGIMIDDVISGSYTLLIMHLVVYLLVKF; from the coding sequence TTGAAAATTAATTATTTTGAAAAATTTATCGGATCAGGATTTTATACGGGTTATTCTCCTGTAGCATCAGGAACTGTGGGTAGCGCTGCAGCAATTCTAATTTATTTAATTCCGGGATTTGAAAACTTGTATATAATTATTCCGATCACAACTCTAGTTGCGATCTATGGAATTTATGTCGGGACGAAATTTGAAGAAGAGTACGGAAAAGATCCCGCACAATGCACGGTTGATGAAGTAGTAGGCACCTGGATTTCTCTAATTGCTTTACCAAAAATTTTCTGGGTTGTGTTGAGTTCTTTCTTACTCTGGAGAATTCTCGATATTATTAAACCTCCACCTGCAAGAAATCTTGAAAGGCTCAACGGTGGACTTGGAATAATGATTGATGATGTGATCTCAGGATCTTATACATTATTGATTATGCATCTTGTCGTATATTTGCTCGTTAAATTTTAA